In Triticum aestivum cultivar Chinese Spring chromosome 5B, IWGSC CS RefSeq v2.1, whole genome shotgun sequence, the following proteins share a genomic window:
- the LOC123110690 gene encoding ABC transporter G family member 5-like: MATSGHIVVDFGTDEDASAGQPPVAPVPYRLSFTDLSYTVRTRGGRLASLLSRARASTDSPSPSTTRALLDGISGEAREGELFAVMGASGSGKSTLVDALAGRIERESLHGTVTLNGEPLHGRRLRAISAYVMQDDLLYPMLTVRETLMYAAEFRLSRALSPARKRERVDALIYQLGLTSAADTVIGDEGHRGVSGGERRRVSIGTDIIHDPILLFLDEPTSGLDSASAFMVVQVLLDIARSGSVVVMTIHQPSARILGILGRLLLLSRGRTVYAGTPAGLIPFFHEFGKPIPENENPAEFALDTIRELERQPDGAALLADFNARWQADHRIIETVNTMPLEVAISESVCRGKLVAGTVTGTASSVPTYANPLTVEVWVLIKRSFTNTRRMPELFGMRLSTIMMTGLILATIFLRLDDTPKGVQERLGFFAMGMSTMFYVCADALPVFVQERHIYLRETAHNSYRRLSYVLANSVVSFPPLVILSLAFAVTTFFAVGLAGGGASFAFFALIILASLWAGSGFVTFLSAVVPHVMVGYTVVVAILAYFLLFSGFFINRDRIPNYWIWFHYISLVKYPYQAVLQNEFGDASRCFARGVQMFEGTPIAGMTEAVKLKVLGAISATLGTNMTAATCVVTGADVLRQQAVTDLGKWMCLLVTAAFGFFFRALFYVVLLVGSKNKRK, encoded by the coding sequence ATGGCCACCTCCGGCCACATCGTCGTCGACTTCGGCACCGATGAAGATGCTTCGGCGGGTCAGCCGCCCGTCGCGCCAGTGCCGTACCGGCTGTCCTTCACTGACCTGTCGTACACCGTCAGGACGCGCGGCGGCAGGCTGGCGAGCCTGCTGTCCCGCGCCAGGGCGTCCACGGATTCGCCATCACCGTCAACCACCAGGGCGCTGCTGGACGGCATCTCCGGCGAGGCCCGGGAAGGGGAGCTCTTCGCTGTGATGGGCGCCAGCGGGTCCGGCAAGTCTACCCTCGTCGACGCGCTCGCCGGCCGGATCGAGCGGGAGAGCCTCCACGGCACCGTCACTCTCAACGGCGAGCCCCTCcacggccgccgcctccgcgccatcTCCGCGTACGTCATGCAGGACGATCTGCTGTACCCGATGCTCACGGTGCGGGAGACGCTGATGTACGCCGCTGAGTTCCGCCTCTCCCGcgcgctctccccggcaaggaagcgcgaACGCGTCGACGCGCTCATCTACCAGCTCGGCCTCACCAGCGCTGCCGACACCGTCATCGGCGACGAGGGGCACCGTGGGGTGTCAGGAGGCGAGAGACGCCGTGTCTCCATCGGCACGGACATCATCCACGACCCGATCCTGCTGTTCCTCGACGAGCCCACCTCCGGGCTCGACTCGGCGAGCGCGTTCATGGTGGTACAGGTGCTCCTCGACATCGCGCGGAGCGGCAGCGTCGTTGTGATGACCATCCACCAGCCCAGCGCTCGGATCCTCGGCATCCTTGGCCGCCTCCTGCTCCTCTCTCGCGGCCGCACCGTCTACGCCGGCACGCCTGCCGGCCTCATACCCTTCTTCCACGAGTTCGGCAAGCCCATCCCGGAGAACGAGAACCCGGCCGAGTTCGCGCTGGACACCATCAGAGAACTCGAGCGCCAGCCTGATGGCGCTGCGCTGCTCGCCGACTTCAACGCCAGGTGGCAAGCAGACCACAGGATCATCGAGACTGTCAACACGATGCCGCTAGAGGTCGCCATATCCGAGAGCGTCTGTCGTGGGAAGCTGGTGGCCGGGACTGTCACAGGGACGGCGTCGTCGGTGCCGACGTACGCGAACCCGCTGACGGTGGAGGTGTGGGTGCTGATCAAGCGCTCCTTCACCAACACGCGGCGCATGCCGGAGCTCTTCGGCATGCGCCTGAGCACCATCATGATGACGGGGCTCATCCTGGCGACCATCTTCCTGCGCCTCGACGACACGCCCAAGGGCGTCCAGGAGCGGCTGGGCTTCTTCGCCATGGGAATGTCCACCATGTTCTACGTCTGCGCTGACGCGCTGCCTGTCTTCGTCCAGGAGCGACACATCTACCTCCGCGAGACGGCGCACAACTCGTACCGCCGCTTGTCCTACGTGCTCGCCAACTCCGTCGTGTCTTTCCCGCCGCTGGTCATCCTGTCCCTGGCGTTCGCGGTGACCACGTTCTTCGCCGTGGGCCTCGCCGGCGGGGGCGCCTCGTTCGCCTTCTTTGCGCTGATCATTCTCGCGTCGCTGTGGGCGGGCAGCGGGTTCGTGACGTTCCTGTCGGCGGTGGTGCCGCACGTGATGGTGGGCTACACGGTGGTGGTGGCCATCCTCGCCTACTTCCTCCTGTTCTCCGGCTTCTTCATCAACCGGGACAGGATTCCCAACTACTGGATATGGTTCCACTACATTTCACTCGTCAAGTATCCCTACCAAGCTGTGTTGCAGAACGAGTTCGGCGACGCCAGCCGGTGCTTCGCGCGCGGGGTACAGATGTTCGAGGGGACACCCATCGCCGGCATGACGGAGGCCGTGAAGTTGAAGGTGCTCGGCGCGATCAGTGCGACTCTCGGCACAAACATGACGGCTGCCACGTGCGTCGTGACCGGCGCCGACGTGCTAAGGCAGCAGGCCGTCACGGACCTCGGGAAGTGGATGTGCCTCCTGGTTACTGCGGCATTCGGCTTCTTCTTCCGTGCTCTCTTCTACGTCGTCTTGCTCGTCGGGAGCAAGAACAAGCGCAAGTAG